In Felis catus isolate Fca126 chromosome A3, F.catus_Fca126_mat1.0, whole genome shotgun sequence, a single genomic region encodes these proteins:
- the FAM110A gene encoding protein FAM110A, which translates to MPVDTLTPGARDTPALPFRLRTKVPGYLLRRPADGGARKPSAVERLEADKAKYVKSLHVANTRQEPVQPLLSKQPLFSPGTRRTVLTPSRRVLPGPGRRPQLDLDILSSLIDLCDSPASPAEAGRTPGRTEGAHQAPPATPPRPPPSTAAVRRVDVRPLPASPAQPCPSPGTTTASSPARPPGLQRSKSDLSERFSRAAADLERFFNFCGLDPEEARGLGVAHLARASSDIVSLAGPSAGPGSSEGDCSRRSSATVEERARERERVPYGVSVVERNARVIKWLYGLRQARDTPAAEG; encoded by the coding sequence ATGCCTGTGGACACACTGACTCCGGGAGCCCGGGACACCCCTGCCCTACCTTTCCGCCTGCGGACCAAAGTCCCCGGCTACCTGCTACGGCGGCCAGCAGATGGTGGAGCCCGGAAACCCAGTGCTGTGGAGCGCCTGGAGGCTGACAAGGCCAAGTACGTCAAGAGCCTGCATGTGGCCAACACCCGCCAGGAACCTGTGCAGCCCCTGCTGTCCAAACAGCCACTCTTCAGCCCTGGGACTCGCCGCACGGTGCTCACGCCTAGCCGCCGAGTCCTGCCTGGCCCTGGCCGCCGGCCCCAGCTGGACTTGGACATCCTTAGCAGCCTTATCGACTTGTGTGATAGTCCCGCGTCCCCTGCCGAGGCCGGCCGTACCCCTGGACGGACAGAGGGagcccaccaggcgcccccagccacCCCCCCACGCCCACCACCCAGTACAGCTGCGGTTCGCCGAGTGGATGTCCGTCCCCTGCCTGCCtcacctgcccagccctgcccatcGCCAGGCACTACCACTGCCTCCAGCCCGGCCCGCCCCCCGGGTTTGCAGCGCTCCAAGTCGGATTTGAGTGAGCGTTTCTCGCGGGCAGCGGCCGACCTTGAGCGATTTTTTAACTTCTGCGGCCTGGACCCGGAGGAGGCAAGGGGGCTGGGAGTGGCCCACCTGGCGCGGGCTAGCTCAGACATCGTGTCCCTGGCCGGGCCCAGCGCTGGGCCCGGCAGCTCTGAGGGGGACTGCTCCCGCCGCAGCTCTGCCACTGTTGAGGAGCGGGCGCGGGAGCGGGAGCGCGTCCCCTATGGCGTGTCGGTGGTAGAGCGTAACGCCCGCGTGATCAAGTGGCTGTACGGGTTGCGGCAAGCGCGCGATACCCCAGCAGCTGAGGGCTAG